The Prosthecobacter debontii genome segment ATGGCGAGCATGTCTTTCACCACCTCAGGGCGCTCGGAGGCGAGATTTTGGGTCTCCAGAGGATCGTCTTGGTAATCGTAAAGCTCCAGGGCATCTGCAGGCTCGGAGCCCCCGGCCTTCTTCCACTCGACGAGGCGGTAACGATCCGTGCGGATGGCGCGACCTAACAAACTGTTTCTCGGATAGACATGAATGACGCTGTCACGCGTCTTCGTGCTGGGGTCGGCAATGACGGAGGCGAAGCTCTTGCCATCCAGACCTGTGGGAGCGGGCAGACCGGCCAGCTCACAGAGGGTGGGGTAGATGTCCACGGTCTCGATCAGGGACGCGGTCTTCACACCGGCGGGCTTGCCAGGGGCGGAGACGATGACGGGGATGCGGGCGGCTTGCTCGTAGTTGGTGTGTTTGCACCACATGCTGTGATCTCCCAGATGCCAGCCGTGGTCACCCCAGAGGAGGATGATGGTGTTCTCGGCCTGGCCGCTGGCATCCAGCGCCTTCAGCACCTTGCCGATCTGAGCATCGGTGTAGCTGGTGGCGGCATAATACCCATGGATCAGGTTGCGCGTCATGGTGTCATCGATCGGCCCGGTGCGCGGCATGTCGCTGTATTGGCGCAGCTCACCGCCATACTGCGGGGCGTATTCAGGGGCTCCCTTCGGCGCTTCCTTCACCTGCGGCATGGGCAGCTTGGCCGGGTCATAGAGATCCCAATATTTCTTCGGCGCGACGAAGGGCAGGTGCGGGCGGATGAAACCCACGGCGATGAAAAAAGGCTGCTCGGGGGTCTTGGCCGCAGTTTCGATCCGCTTCACCGCTTCCAACGCCACGAGTCCATCGGCATAGGTTTCATCACCCGTCTCCGCGCTTTCCGTGGCCCAGCCGCGATCCGAGCCAAACTTGGCATCGCGTGTGGTGGCCGTGCTCTCGGGGTTGATGTAGGTGGGGGCCTTGGGTTTCCAAGACGGCACCGACCAGGAGGCGGCATCGTCAATGTTGCCATGTCCCACGTGCAGGATCTTGCCCATGCCCTCGGCTTTGTAGCCCTGCTTCATGAAGTATTGCGTCATCGTCACCGCATCCGGAGCGGCTTTGCGGAAGTGCGTGGAGAGTTCATAGATGCCCAGGTTTTGCGGGCGCAGGCCCGTCATCAGGGAGTTGCGAGAGGGCGAGCAGACAGCCTGATTGCAGTAGGCTTTTTCAAAAAGCACCCCGCGCTTGGCCAGGGCATCCATGTTCGGTGTCACTGCCGTGGTATCGCCAAAGCAGGCGATGTTTGGTTTGAGGTCATCCACACAGATCATGAGGATGTTCGGCTTAGCCGCCTGGAGGGGGGCCGCGGCGAGGAGAAAGAGAGCTGTCAGACGCAAGTGCATGAGGCGCACGGAAACGATGGGCGGCGTTTCCGTCTTGCATGGGCTGCGCCGTCCTGATTACCCTGCGCCGCAGACACCGACCGATCCCATGCGCCCGCTGCTTTTCCTCCTGGCCCTGACTCTGGCCAGCCCTGCCCTCCAGGCCGCCACCACCGTCTCCATCACAGGTGGAGATTTTTTCATCCATGGCAAACCCACCTATGAAGGGCGTGTCTGGCAGGGGCAGCGTATCGAGGGCCTGCTGCTGAACTCACGCATGGTGCAGGCCAGTTTCGATGATCGCAATCCCGCGACGGTGGAGCAATGGGCCTACCCCGATACGAAACAGTGGGATGCGGAGCGCAACACCACGGAATTCATCGCCCAGATGCCGGTGTGGCGTGCCCATGGCTTACTGGCCATCACGCTCAATCTCCAGGGCGGCTCCCCCTATGGCTACTCCAAGGATCAGCCCTGGCATAACTCCGCCATCAACCCTGATGGCACCCTCGACCCGGCCTACCTCGCCCGAATCGGCCGCGTGATTGAGAAAGCCGATGAACTCGGGATGGCCGTCATTCTGGGGTATTTTTACTTTGGCCAAGATGAACGCGTGAAGGACGAAGCCGCCGTGATCCGCGCTGTGGAGGCCGTCACCCGCTGGATTCTCGATCAAGGCTGGCAGCATGTGCTGGTGGAGATCAACAACGAGGCCAACATCAAAAAGTATGACCACGCCATCCTGAAAGCGGATCGCGTGCATGAGCTCATCCAGCGGGTGCAAGCCGTGCAGAAGGATGGCCGCCGCCTCCTCGTCAGCACCTCCTTCGGCGGTGGCGCGGTCCCTTCACCGGGGGTGATCGAGTGCGCCGATTTCCTGCTCATTCACGGCAATGGGGTCAAAGGACCCGAGGCGATGCAGAAATTCATCACCCGCGTGAAAACCGCTGCGGCGGGCAAGAGCTACCCCATCGTCATCAATGAAGATGATCATTTCGACTTCGACCAGCCTAACAATAACTTCACTAGCGCCATCAAGGAGCACGTCTCCTGGGGTTACTTCGACTACCGGATGAAGGGCGAGGGCTATGAGGAAGGTTATCAAAGCGTGCCCGTGAACTGGGGCCTCAGCAGTGCGAGGAAACGAGGTTTCTTCACCCTGCTGAAGCAGATCACAGGCACACCATGACGGTTTCCTTTTAGCCCAATCTCAGGTCCAGCGTGAAGGGGAACTCCGGCACGACCGGGATCTCCTGCGGCACCACTTGGCCTGGGGTGTGGCCGGTGGGGAAGAAACGGGCGAGGCGACGGCTTTCGGCTTCGTAGCTGTTGACCGGGAAGGTTTCAAAACTACGTCCACCGGGATGCGCCACATGGTAGGTGGCACCGCCGAGGCTGCGTTTGTTCCAGGTATCCACGATGTCGAACACCAGCGGGCTGTGCACGCCGATGGTCGGCTGCAGGCAGTTCGGTGGCTGCCAAGCGCGGTAACGCACCCCGGCCACGTATTCACCCACGACACCCGTCGGATGCAGCGGCACCAGGCAGCCATTGCAGGTCACCACGAAGCGACCGTTGACGAGGCCGCTTGTCTTCACCTGCACGCGCTCCAGACTGCTATCCACATAGCGCACGGTGCCACCGGGGGCTCCGTCTTCACCCAGCACGTGCCACGGTTCGATGGCGGTGCGCAGTTCCAAATTGACTCCCCGTTGATTGATATGCCCCACGGTCGGGAACTTGAACTCGAGATGTGGCGCAAACCAGTCGGGTGACATGGCATAACCCGCGCCTTGGAAGTCCTCGATCACATCCTTGAAGTCATCCCAGATGAAGTGCGGCAGCAGATAACGGTCATGCAGTTCCGTGCCCCAGCGGACCAAGTTACATTCATACGGCTCCTTCCAGAAGCGAGCGATGGCCGCACGCATGAGAAGTTGCTGAGCGAGGCTCATCTCCGGATGCGGAGGCATCTCAAAGGAGCGCAGCTCCACCAGACCGAGACGACCGCTGCTGCTGCCGGGGTCAAAGAGTTTATCAATGCAGAACTCGGTGCGGTGGGTGTTACCCGTCGCATCCACCAGGATGTTGCGGAAGATACGATCCACCAGCCAAGGCGGCGT includes the following:
- a CDS encoding sulfatase — encoded protein: MHLRLTALFLLAAAPLQAAKPNILMICVDDLKPNIACFGDTTAVTPNMDALAKRGVLFEKAYCNQAVCSPSRNSLMTGLRPQNLGIYELSTHFRKAAPDAVTMTQYFMKQGYKAEGMGKILHVGHGNIDDAASWSVPSWKPKAPTYINPESTATTRDAKFGSDRGWATESAETGDETYADGLVALEAVKRIETAAKTPEQPFFIAVGFIRPHLPFVAPKKYWDLYDPAKLPMPQVKEAPKGAPEYAPQYGGELRQYSDMPRTGPIDDTMTRNLIHGYYAATSYTDAQIGKVLKALDASGQAENTIILLWGDHGWHLGDHSMWCKHTNYEQAARIPVIVSAPGKPAGVKTASLIETVDIYPTLCELAGLPAPTGLDGKSFASVIADPSTKTRDSVIHVYPRNSLLGRAIRTDRYRLVEWKKAGGSEPADALELYDYQDDPLETQNLASERPEVVKDMLAILATHPEAKPQFKAPGGAAKDAQPGKKKKGQGQGKGQAKAPGAAKKKQAE